Proteins from a genomic interval of Pseudophryne corroboree isolate aPseCor3 chromosome 4, aPseCor3.hap2, whole genome shotgun sequence:
- the P2RY13 gene encoding P2Y purinoceptor 13, whose product MNTNSSNTTNGSSLFPVHCSRDARMTQLVFPILYTVVFCLGVIMNSVSVWIFFQVPSKSVFIVYLKNTVVADVIMTLALLFKILTDSGIAPWQVKAFVCRFSAVIFYVTMYINIILLGFIGFDRFLKIVRPFRRNSMHRVSTARAISLTVWIVMFGLSVPNMILTSEEATPLTVRKCTDLKTALGVKWHEAVNYISLVIFWTTFISLTLFYTVISKKVYDSYTKSHSKQTAARKNTKAKVFIVIIVFFLCFAPFHFVRMPYTYSQTGVIKDCHLSNRLFLAKESTLWVAATNVCMDPLIYVLLCKPFRKMLPGIMNSKISSLETHINNESTV is encoded by the coding sequence ATGAATACAAACTCATCCAACACCACCAATGGCTCATCTCTCTTTCCTGTCCATTGTTCTCGTGATGCCAGAATGACACAGCTTGTGTTCCCTATCCTATACACTGTCGTCTTCTGTCTGGGGGTAATCATGAACAGCGTATCCGTCTGGATTTTCTTCCAGGTTCCAAGCAAATCTGTCTTTATTGTCTATCTTAAAAATACTGTGGTGGCTGACGTGATCATGACCTTGGCGCTGCTTTTCAAGATTCTTACCGACTCTGGGATTGCGCCTTGGCAGGTTAAAGCATTTGTTTGCCGTTTTTCTGCAGTAATATTTTATGTAACCATGTACATAAATATAATACTGCTCGGATTTATAGGATTTGATAGATTTCTGAAAATTGTCCGACCATTTAGAAGGAATAGCATGCATCGGGTGAGCACGGCCAGGGCGATCTCTCTAACAGTGTGGATAGTCATGTTTGGACTATCTGTACCAAACATGATCCTCACCAGTGAAGAAGCAACACCGCTAACCGTTCGCAAATGCACCGATCTTAAGACGGCACTGGGGGTCAAGTGGCATGAGGCAGTTAATTATATCAGCCTGGTTATCTTTTGGACGACTTTCATTTCCTTGactctgttctatacagttatcaGCAAAAAGGTTTATGACTCCTACACAAAATCTCACAGTAAACAGACAGCTGCAAGAAAAAACACAAAAGCAAAAGTGTTCATTGTAATCATTGTGTTCTTCCTGTGTTTTGCTCCCTTCCACTTTGTGAGGATGCCATACACATATAGCCAGACTGGAGTTATAAAAGACTGCCATCTCAGTAACCGGTTATTCCTGGCCAAGGAAAGCACCCTATGGGTTGCAGCCACCAATGTGTGCATGGACCCTCTTATCTATGTACTTCTCTGCAAGCCGTTTAGAAAGATGCTTCCTGGAATTATGAATTCAAAGATTTCAAGCCTGGAGACACATATTAACAATGAGTCAACAGTATAA